A stretch of Gouania willdenowi chromosome 21, fGouWil2.1, whole genome shotgun sequence DNA encodes these proteins:
- the LOC114455041 gene encoding bone morphogenetic protein receptor type-2-like: MMSSVMSSALTVCVCILLPSATGFLSGSRLCVLSDVLQGAEPTSLQENVTVRCGRGFRCYGLWEKTLDGEFRLLNQGCWTHVGNHQECVSEHCILHTHTSLMNAHYHFCCCDRDLCNANYTTESPAPQPIRASNRDASTTVHQLTSEEAVLVALATVAIAAILIVVLFLGYRLMKRRKSVSSEDRMEASDGELQLEEVPNHAQTPPAGGVLNERCVAVKLFNSENRQTFFRERFLYGRLPPHHNLVHLLRAGQRIGADGQPEFIIVMEFYSNGCLSQYLSVHSVDWWTMCRMTHGVTLGESKVGVAHRDVSSRNILVRSDLSCVLSDFNLSISLKDTPCYHGDQHTLPIAEVRSVRYLSPEVLGGSVNLRDWGRALKKVDVYALGLMFWESFRRCSDLFTGSGSEGPQVFSPPELAAGLEGSNPAGPQSPGPEPQSADLTPRGRTNPRRAERPRSLDLSSPGLALDVPLSASAEKIKRRVKTPYTLKKWRPASWVVSTDQVLNFNLHRAGTFRMNQSKSSMAVFLVGGGATETTTSDPDGITSF, from the exons atgatgtcatcagtgatgtcatcagcactcacagtgtgtgtgtgcatcctgCTGCCATCTGCCACAg GTTTCCTCTCTGGGAGTCGACTGTGCGTGCTTAGCGATGTCctgcagggggcggagcctacGTCGCTCCAGGAGAACGTCACAGTTCGCTGTGGCCGAGGATTTCGTTGCTATGGATTGTGGGAAAAAACGTTGGATGGTGAATTTCGTCTGCTCAACCAAG GGTGCTGGACCCATGTTGGGAACCATCAGGAGTGTGTGAGCGAACACTgcatcctgcacacacacacttctctgATGAACGCACACTATCATTTCTGCTGCTGTGACCGAGACCTCTGCAACGCCAACTACACCACGGAGAGCCCCGCCCcccaaccaatcagagcatccAACAGGGACGCCAGCACGACAG tacATCAGCTGACGTCAGAGGAGGCGGTGCTTGTTGCCTTAGCGACCGTTGCTATAGCGGCCATCCTCATCGTAGTACTGTTTCTGGGATACCGCCTTATgaaaa GGAGGAAGAGTGTGAGCTCTGAGGACAGGATGGAGGCGTCGGATGGAGAGCTTCAGCTGGAGGAGGTACCGAACCACGCCCAGACCCCCCCCGCTGG AGGCGTGTTGAACGAGCGCTGTGTTGCTGTTAAACTGTTTAACTCAGAGAACCGTCAGACATTCTTTAGGGAGCGGTTCCTCTACGGCCGGCTGCCCCCCCACCACAACCTGGTCCACCTCCTCAGGGCCGGCCAACGCATAGGGGCCGATGGGCAGCCAGAGTTCATCATCGTTATGGAGTTCTACTCAaat ggctGTCTGTCCCAGTATCTGTCCGTCCACTCAGTGGACTGGTGGACCATGTGCCGAATGACTCATGGTGTCACCCTCG GTGAGTCcaaagtgggcgtggcccaCAGGGATGTGAGCAGCAGGAACATTCTGGTGAGATCTGACCTCAGCTGTGTCCTGTCTGACTTCAACCTGTCCATCAGCCTCAAGGACACACCCTGTTACCATGGAGACCAGCACACCCTGCCCATAGccgag gtgAGGTCAGTCCGGTACCTGTCTCCTGAGGTCCTGGGGGGGTCAGTGAACCTGAGGGACTGGGGGCGTGCTCTGAAGAAGGTGGACGTCTACGCCCTGGGTCTGATGTTCTGGGAGAGCTTTAGAAGGTGTTCAGACCTGttcacag GTTCAGGTTCTGAAGGTCCACAGGTCTTCAGCCCTCCAGAATTAGCTGCAGGATTAGAAGGTTCAAATCCTGCTGGTCCACAGAGTCCAGGACCTGAGCCCCAGTCAGCTGACCTCACACCACGAGGACGGACCAATCCCAGGAGAGCTGAGCGACCCCGGTCCTTGGACCTGTCCTCTCCTGGTCTAGCCTTGG ATGTTCCTCTCAGTGCTTCAGCGGAGAAGATCAAACGTCGGGTCAAGACTCCGTACACTCTGAAGAAATGGCGTCCGGCCTCCTGGGTTGTCTCCACTGATCAGGTTTTGAACTTTAACCTTCACCGAGCAGGGACCTTCAGGATGAACCAGTCCAAATCCAGCATGGCAGTGTTTTTGGTTGGGGGAGGAGCTACAGAGACAACGACCTCTGACCCTGACGGGATCACCTCCTTCTGA